The following are encoded together in the Bos indicus isolate NIAB-ARS_2022 breed Sahiwal x Tharparkar chromosome 29, NIAB-ARS_B.indTharparkar_mat_pri_1.0, whole genome shotgun sequence genome:
- the PRSS23 gene encoding serine protease 23, whose amino-acid sequence MAGTPGHPIFLLLLLRAVGQVSPYSTHWKPTWPAYRLPVVLPQSTFNLAKPDFGAEAKLEVSSSCGPQCHKGTPLPTYEEAKQYLSYETLYANGSRTETQVGIYVLRSGEGQSSGKSRRKRQIYGYDSRFSIFGKDFLLNYPFSTSVKLSTGCTGTLVAEKHVLTAAHCIHDGKTYVKGTQKLRVGFLKPKFKDGRGANDSHSALPEKMKFQWIRVKRTHVPKGWIKGNANDIGMDYDYALLELKKPHKRKFMKIGVSPPAKQLPGGRIHFSGYDNDRPGNLVYRFCDVQDETYDLLYQQCDAQPGASGSGVYVRMWKRQQQKWERKIIGIFSGHQWVDVNGSPQDFNVAVRITPLKYAQICYWIKGNYVDCREG is encoded by the coding sequence ATGGCGGGGACTCCAGGGCaccccatcttcctcctcctcctcctccgtgcTGTTGGGCAGGTAAGCCCCTACAGCACCCACTGGAAGCCCACCTGGCCAGCCTACCGCCTCCCCGTGGTCCTGCCCCAGTCCACTTTCAACTTGGCCAAGCCAGACTTTGGAGCTGAAGCCAAGCTGGAAGTGTCCTCCTCGTGTGGACCCCAGTGTCATAAGGGAACCCCACTGCCCACTTATGAAGAAGCCAAGCAGTACCTGTCCTACGAGACCCTCTATGCCAACGGCAGCCGCACTGAGACGCAGGTGGGCATCTACGTCCTCAGAAGTGGCGAGGGGCAGTCTTCCGGGAAGTCTCGGAGGAAGCGGCAGATTTACGGCTACGACAGCAGGTTCAGCATCTTTGGGAAGGATTTCCTGCTCAACTACCCCTTCTCAACCTCCGTGAAGCTATCCACGGGCTGCACCGGCACCCTGGTGGCCGAGAAGCACGTGCTCACAGCTGCCCACTGCATTCACGACGGCAAGACCTACGTGAAAGGAACCCAGAAGCTCCGGGTAGGCTTCCTGAAGCCCAAGTTTAAAGACGGCCGAGGGGCCAACGACTCGCACTCAGCCCTGCCGGAGAAGATGAAATTCCAGTGGATCCGGGTGAAACGCACCCACGTCCCCAAGGGTTGGATCAAGGGCAACGCCAACGACATCGGCATGGATTATGACTACGCCCTCCTGGAGCTCAAAAAGCCCCACAAGAGAAAGTTCATGAAGATCGGGGTGAGCCCGCCTGCCAAGCAGCTGCCGGGGGGCAGGATCCACTTCTCGGGTTATGACAACGACCGACCCGGCAACCTAGTGTACCGCTTCTGTGACGTCCAGGATGAGACCTACGACCTGCTCTACCAGCAGTGTGATGCCCAGCCTGGTGCCAGCGGGTCCGGGGTCTACGTGAGGATGTGGAAGAGACAGCAGCAGAAATGGGAGCGGAAAATTATCGGCATCTTTTCTGGGCACCAGTGGGTAGACGTGAATGGTTCGCCACAGGATTTCAACGTGGCCGTTAGAATCACCCCTCTCAAATATGCCCAGATTTGCTATTGGATTAAAGGAAACTACGTGGATTGTAGGGAGGGATGA